The following proteins come from a genomic window of Lytechinus pictus isolate F3 Inbred chromosome 1, Lp3.0, whole genome shotgun sequence:
- the LOC135154686 gene encoding uncharacterized protein LOC135154686: MEGEQENITGGGDRSHWTVVSDDPEIAVGESGDVQQNSGHVYTPQGFRDNPLYVQSTQTTEVKQNESGFRKDVLPEKFGGKTPWGDYKRHFEVCMNLNRWSDYEAGQFLATRLQGSALKILNNFPAGRRISYRELVSQLESRFGPGEQAENFLLELRVRRRHKDETLQELGQAIRDLTCLAYPELSSEARQRLARGHFSDAIDDPEIRAGIFRAHPQTLDDAIQAGLATESFLRAEKSRDRNRLPRHVRAVDSVQPVPMDEKTRKEIEELKMNMKRLSTLIEDMAINHQPNRNYKACFNCNQVGHFARECPQTNARQGNDSRSFRGATARPSFRQGPRV; the protein is encoded by the coding sequence ATGGAAGGTGAGCAAGAAAACATtactggtggtggtgatagGTCACACTGGACGGTGGTCAGTGACGATCCAGAAATCGCAGTAGGAGAATCAGGAGATGTTCAGCAGAATTCTGGACACGTTTACACGCCACAAGGATTCAGAGATAACCCTCTTTACGTTCAGAGCACACAAACCACTGAAGTGAAGCAGAATGAATCAGGATTCCGTAAAGATGTCTTGCCGGAGAAATTTGGTGGAAAGACGCCATGGGGTGATTACAAGCGTCATTTCGAGGTTTGCATGAACTTGAATCGATGGTCTGACTATGAAGCAGGGCAATTTCTGGCAACAAGGCTTCAAGGTTCTGCGTTGAAGATCCTGAATAATTTCCCTGCTGGAAGGCGCATCTCATACCGAGAACTTGTATCACAGCTGGAGAGTAGATTTGGTCCTGGAGAACAAGCAGAAAATTTCCTCCTGGAGTTACGTGTGCGACGTAGACACAAGGATGAGACGCTTCAGGAACTTGGGCAGGCAATCAGAGACCTGACGTGTTTGGCCTACCCAGAGCTAAGCAGTGAAGCTCGACAGCGACTGGCAAGGGGACATTTCTCCGATGCGATTGACGACCCGGAGATTAGGGCTGGAATTTTCAGGGCCCATCCACAGACGCTTGATGACGCCATCCAAGCTGGTCTTGCAACAGAGTCATTCCTTAGGGCCGAGAAATCAAGAGATCGAAATAGACTTCCCCGTCACGTCCGTGCAGTGGATTCTGTTCAACCAGTACCTATGGACGAGAAAACAAGAAAGGAAATTGAGGAGTTGAAGATGAACATGAAACGGCTAAGTACATTGATTGAGGATATGGCTATCAATCACCAACCAAACAGAAACTATAAAGCGTGTTTCAACTGCAATCAAGTGGGACATTTTGCAAGGGAGTGCCCACAGACCAATGCAAGACAGGGAAACGACAGCCGGTCTTTCCGAGGGGCCACGGCCAGGCCGAGTTTCAGACAGGGTCCACGAGTTTAA